In the Motacilla alba alba isolate MOTALB_02 chromosome 6, Motacilla_alba_V1.0_pri, whole genome shotgun sequence genome, CAGGGCACTTTTATACTGTCCAAAGCTGATGTTCAGCCAACCTTCAACAGCACATACATACCTACATACCTGTAACACAGACGTCCATAGAACAGGCACTCAGTATTTAAGATCTGCTTAGAAAAACGTACTATTCATCACTGAACTCTTAATTCCTCACAGGCGATTCTAAATAGAACAGGCTTCTCACTCATCTCCTCTATGTTTGGGGTATCTTATTTTGCACAATTCTTTCCACTGACACCTCTCCAAGTTTCTGTCACACAGGGCCTGCAACTTCAGTGAGTCAGGGAGAACTAAAGCAGCTCACCATTTCCATAACTATCCTTACTCCAGTGAAGCAGAGAAGCTCTATAATGGCTTTTGTGTAAAGCTTCCAGTATTCTGGCTTTATTTCCAGGCACACAAGGTGTTCATCAGCTGACAAAGGTGGCCACACATAGGATTTAATACAGTCTACTGTCTCGACTGCACAACCACAGTATTCAGAATGTGCAGAAAGATATAGCCTGAGCACATTTATTATTGAAGGTGACAAAGGTTAAAAGTTGGTTCATGTGTGGCAAAAATTAGCACCCTGCCTTACTATGTGATTAAATGCCACTTATGAGATTACCAGACAGTCTGTTAAGCAATCCAATTACCCAAGGTTTAAGCATATGATACAAGAAGCTTTCCACCACGTCAGTGGTTTAAAAGAAGCCTCACCTGAAGGCTTAGAAAATGACTCCGTCTTGTGAGTAAGTATTTACAATTATTACCTTACTTAAAAGTCTCAGATAAGTCTACCTAAATAAGAATATCTTTTAAGCTtgagaaaagctgctttcagGGAAAAAGTATAATAGAAGCTTagctattttactttttttactgtattctttttttctgtacttgttCTATGGATTAATAGTTGGAAAAAACAGACTTGGCTTGACTGAATTCTGTCCCAAAGATTCCCATGCATTCGTGAAACAGGAAGTGAAACAGCACACCACTCCAAACTCCAAGCAGGTCTCATGTTTATTGAAATAGCTCAAGCTTAATAAACATGATGCACATGGCTCTTGCCATACCACATACCCTCACAACTGTTAAATTAGCCACCCTGGATTCCTACAGAAGCTTCCCTTCAGCACAGCAAAGTAAAGCACATCTGGCTGTGCTTTACAAAAGCCCAAAGTCTCATCAATCAATGAACCACTTCATCCCTAAACAACACCTGAGAATTCCCTGAGTCTGaattaggaattaaaaaaaatacccaaagaaACAAGTCCTAATTTACAATCTGTGTctatttctgcaattttttttatttttattttttttacaaaataagtTTACCtcaatttaaaatgcattatttccTATGACATGTAGAAAGGCTCTTTATCCTGTTGGGATTACTGAACAAATCTGAGTTGAATCCAACTATGGCACAGAAATTATCATCTGGACTCAGGCAACTGACTCTGGAGATTGTTCATTTGGCACAGAACTTTGATGCACCTCAGAGAAACCAAAGTCCTCTGCACAGTCAATGGAAAGAGCCCAAGAGTCAGCCTCCTGAGGCAGATGTGAATCCTCTTGCCCATTAAATGGGTCTTAGCCCCAGTTTGAAGCAGACAAACCGAGCTGCTGTAATACTGTCAGGCTTCTCCAGGCTGTTATTTAGTTCCTGAACACAATGGTGGGGAGCACCCTCTAAGTGGTTAAGAAGTAAACAGATCTTCAATGCAGCAGATGATTAAGGGGAAAAGTCCACAGAAATTAAGTCACTCAAGCTGTAGAATTAATGCTTTGGCTCTTCTCTCACCAGCAGCAGACTGGGGGAGCTTGTTTTCTAGTTAGTGGTCAGTGCAAAACACAAGCATGTTACATCACTCTCCTTGAAAGCCACAACCTATTGACAAAGTTAACtgaaagtggttttgtttgaaCATTACTCTTGTTCCAGGAATCTGCCAGGGCGAATTGTGACCTCTATCCACAGCTGGTATGTGAAACACTGAAGGCTTCAGGGACACcatcaaagcaagaaaatgcagcaatgaATCAGTCCCAAAATTGGAGATTTTAACTGACAGTGATTTCTCTGGCTTCACTGCAGTTCTTCAGGGCAATATTGAAAAGGGAAGTAATCTGATTTTATGTGATTGGCTAAAATAATACCACAGCAAAAAGTCACTAAGTGCTTTGTAAAGTGCCTGCACCAAATAGGTCACTGCAGTACAAGAAGTACTTCTCAAAGGTAGTTAGAAATGGCCACATACTGAGAAATGGCTGTGTTTTACGCACAGTGAAACACTTGTTATAAGTGTCAAGCACCTGAGGTGCTGAATGGACTAACTTGTCTAATTTGTCTTTCAGACAGGTGACTAAATTTATGTGCACATGACATACTCTTTTTGTGCTGGATCCTACTGCTGTGTTTTGAGTACCATGCCACTGTGtgcaaaataagcaaaatactgtgaagagagagaaataatactgagaaaaaacaaccaaatattAATCCAATTTAGTAGTCATtgctggcattttaaaaatgcatcgTCCTAAGCAATGTAGCATTACTGCcagaaaagtgtattttccaAAAACTGACAAATTCCTGGTGAACTAACACCCATGTCAGTCTACGGATAACTTCCTAATCAtgttaattatttcattatacATGCGGTAAGGTGCATCAAGGCCCCAGATGAAATCCAAATGTTCCCACTCTGGAATGTTTTTATGGTAAACCAAATTGGTGATCTGAGTGAGCAGCATAGCAACATCCTTTGGGTCTGCCAGCCAGTCCTGTCCACCAGTCCACACTGCAGTTGGTACAGtcatctcttttattttgtagAAAGGGGGAGTAGACTGAGGAGAGGGAAAGTGAAAACaaagcattagaaaaaaaatcttcagtagGATCTTACACAGCCAATGTAACATACTAGCAACTGCAAGAATGTGTCAATACTCATTTTTACTCTTGGACAGCTAGAGATGAGTCCTGGCTCAACCAAAAATTAACTGCAAGAGCCCTGCAATATTATATGTGCAGCAGTAAAGATGAGTTTTGAGGAGTTTACAAAGACATCAGGCTAGTAGGACCTCAGAGAATGTGAAAATGCATCCCATTCAAGGTATTTCAACTCTAATCTAGGGCCAGAAATGACTGCTACTCTGAAAGTATGATACTGCAGTATTTTGCAGTCTCTAAGAGACAAgggacaaaatatttttggcattGTACACAGcaatttagaaacaaaaatgcacGGAGACTAAACAGACTAAATATAAACAATACACATGAACTGACAGCCTGTGCCTTATGATAAGAAGTGCAGGGGGATCTCATGATCTAGACTGGCAGGACTTACCCTCAAGAAAGTGTGAGCCACCACAGCTTCATATCCAAATGTGAACCCTACATTGACTTAGGACTACCTCTGAGCTCTACAGTCCCAGCTGGTTtctattgttgttgttttggaaAAAGCAGATCTCCAGTCTGGTTACTGGATAACACCAACAGCTCTTTAGTGTGCAGCATAAATACAGCACCTAGAGAAGTGCCCAAGGACTATTTTCTGTGACACTCTAGAATTATAGATGTAAAAGATGTCTACCTGGTTATAGTGAGCCATATTTGCAGCTTTGCTTCCCCAGTCATAAGCTTTGAGTTCCCCAGTCCTCACagcctggaaataaaaaatacacatacaAAGAACTGCAACACTACTACCAGAAGAGCTAAAAAGTGTAGTCATCTGGAGAACAGGCAACCTACACAAGAAACAGTAGAATGCCAAATACTAACAAGGACAAGTGTCACTGCTTTACCCAGTGTCACAGGAATGGAAAACATTAACATTCAATACCATTAGACTTTGTCCCTTAAGATTTCACACTCTCTCATAGCAATGGTAGAAAAGATTAAGGAAAACATGTATGTATCCAAATGTATCCAAAGCCAGGATGTGGCAGGTCCATGtttacttctgaaatatttacctTGATATCTAAATTTGTATGAATAAGGTAGGGAGCTTTCTTAGCAAGCCTATTCTGCATAATTTACCATCTActattttttcagaaacaagttTATATAACAgggatatggaaaaaaataatcttcacaCATTTCTTTCAGAGCCAACCCTTCAACAGCTGTGTACAGTAGAACACATTGCCTCTGATGAGGTGACCAAATCCAGCTACGAGATCACAAGTAGCACTGACCACTGATTCCATGGGAAATGTCTCACTTGTCAGCCTGCTGACGGAGCTTCAGGCACAACAGCATCACAGGCATGAAACTGTGCACTGAGACAAACATCAAAATATActaacaaaatataaaatgaagccaaacagaacagaacagaaaacctgctgcttttcagtggCTAAAAATACAACCTGTAATCAAAACAGGGTTTGTTAAAAGGGAAACAAATACTCCTTACAGCATCTCTCTAAAGTTAGTTATTCTGCAGTACTTTGCAGTACTTTTTGTTGGTTGAGGTACTTCCAGTtagaatattttcaaagaaatacagaagagcAGTGAACCACCATAAATCCTTATCatggaagcagctgcagtgaacaGCTGCCATTCTAACTTTTGGTAGTTCCAAATTTCACTTGGGCTAGGCTGCACatatattttgacattttatttcacttaaatATCAGACACATCAATATTCTACAAACAAACCAGAGTCACGGGCACTTTAGATTCTGGAAACCCTACCTGGCTCCAGTGGATCATGTTTTGTACAGATGTTCCCGCAGGGCAGTGTGTTGAATACACATCCACTCGGCTCTGCAACAAGATCATTAACATGGTTTATTCCTCCTCACAGGGCATCACTTCTACCCATTGTTGCTTCCTGAACAACAAACAAACTATTCCATTCCACTTAAAACTGTTATAAACAAAAGTTAACTGGAGCCATACATACATACAGATGAGGTAAGAAGTAAAACATTTGGGGGATTAACTGCATTGAACAACAGAACTCTCAAGCTGAATTTGAAACCTAATAATGGTatctctgaagtattttttatatattcagTCAAAATTGTGTTAGAGATCCCAATAACTTATCTATTAAAGAAAGTCACTAGAACACACCATATTCAAGTTTCTCTCATTAAAaccacagagaagaaagaataGGTTGCCACAAAGGTCATCGAGTATTCTGTGGGTGCAAACATGGGTAGCAAGCCACTTCAGCAAGAAATTCTGAGGCAGGAATTGTTTCTTTCCAAACATGTCctacaaaaagcaaacacataaGACAAACATGTAATTGCACAGAATGACCTATTATCAGTTTTTATACTACAACACTATTGAGGtaattatttgcatttgcaCTGGTGACAGGTGTGTCACATGAAAATCATTGATCTCCTTATCAGTGTTGTCATGGTTAGTGCTTCTGCTACAAATGGTGCAGTACGTTAACCCCACAAAGAGTACATGGGAACTTCTTGGAACATGGAAAATGGAACATGGGAAAATCTTGCAAGAATTTCAAACCTAACctcaaattcaaataaatttttaattcaataaTTTACAGTTATATTGTACAGCTTTTTGTCATCAGATTGTTTAAGGGTAAAGTATGTTAAGCTCTGCCTACTAATTTTAAATGGCTTTGTACTTGCAACTTCCTCTCTTCAAACCATAAGACAAAAACAAATTGCATGAGATGTGGTGACCTCTTCCTCTTgatgggtatttttaaaatgttcaaggattttaaaatgtcCCAATGAAAACTTCCTTAAAAGTGACACAGTTCTTTAAAGAGATGACTGACCCACGGGTTTGTCACTGTCAGGTTCTCCCTGCACTCCAGTTTTTTGCAAGTCACAGTGAGAATCAAGTTCCTGAGCACAACATGAACATCTGCACAAGGCACTGATCAGCTGCTAGTCTCATTAGACAAAGTCCATTATGCAAGGAACAGGAGATCACAATGATTAGTGTTGCTTTTATGTTAACTGCCTTTAGAGCAACGAACTAATACTACAGACAGACTTTAAATCAGTACAAGCTAGATCAGAAGGGGGTTTATGTTACAGAACAAACAGCTCTGTGTGGGAATCTCCATGGGTGGTGGAAAGAAAAGTGATGGTTAAAAATGACACACAGCAGGGTGTTCACAATGTCTGACTTCAGGCACTTACTGCAGCCTGCTCATTCCTCTTGATGTTAATGGGGAAGAGGTGAACTCCTCCAGAGGATGATTCACAGCATCTAAATAAAGCTGTTACTCTTAATCACCCTCTGAAGGATCCTCTTCCAATACTAAATGGCTGATTGTGAAACAAATCTGTTAAAGTTCATGGGCAATTCATGAACTGTATTCTATATGAAGATATTGTACAACTCTTCTAAAACATAGTGACTAGTTAATCATATGATTTTCCTAGCTTAAATTCTAGAAACATGTAAATGTAATAACGATTTTATTCCACCTattaaactgtaattttaaaattcaacttTAAACTGATGCAAATTGTCTCACTAGACAGTAATAAAGCTACAGAAGACACTGCTGACGTCAATAGCATCATTATGGTAAAACTGACCCAGAACCCTTATCATATGTTACTCTCTAATCCACAGCTATTAGCATTCTTTCCTATGCTATTTTCAGATAGAAAGGGGCGTACCTCATTTGGCTTGAAACATTTACACTCAAATACAAACCTTGAGCAGCATGTCAGGAAACAATCCCAATTTTACCAGAGGGCTAGTGGCAAACTTGACAGTAGCTACTGGTGCCAAGGCAAagaacattttgattttcttagcCAGCTGTGGCAAAGttgaaaaagcaacaaaagctGTAAATAATATAAGAACAATTAACAAACCTCAGTGACACAAGTTAGATAAGAATATTACCTGGTAGAATTTCTATAGAAAATCTATGAGAAAGTgtgcaaaagtatttttagattAATAGTTTAACTATATTACAGTATCTAGGATTAGGTTAAATAACATAAATTAACCTAGTTACTACAAAGCCCGAATTAAACACAGTAATTCAGAGGACTTGCTTTCTTCCAGAAAGCAATTTAATGCTTACTAACCCTTCTTTTACAAGAAGGTCTAAAGCTCATGAGCCAGGCCTTACATGAAGCAAAATATTCTGGAAATTGGAATCTTTATTCTCCGTGTCTGATGAGTCTAATTTTACTATGAATaattcattgtatttttttttaatagaagctgtgctgccagctaGCTGTGACTTCGATCAGTCCAACAGCTTTCcacttttaaataaacactgaaagatccttcttttcattttcatgctaATATTCCAAAAAGCCACTAAAAGCCAAAAGCAGTAGTTTTCAAGTGCCCTAGTTTTTAATCACTAAAACACATATGTGGAACTTGATACCATTTCAAACACAATATATTCTAATAAATGCATCTCTCCACATACCCATTGTGGTGCCCTGTGAATGGCCAATGTAAAATACTTGTTCCTGGCcagttttcttcaaaacaaagtCCACTGAGGCTGGAATGTCATATTTAGCCATTTCATCAAAGCTACAAAGCAAAGACAGAAAGTCAGTTGTGTAAGAAATAGTGAGgaacagctgcacagagctTTCCTGCAAAGATCTGTTGTGTGGACttaaagaaaagcttctttTGGATTAAACAGAACTCTGATGATCGAGTTTTCGATTTTCTACTGACCACCTAGGAGTTTCAGCACACCAAACTGATCTCAAAACTCCCCTTTACTGTCCCTCATCTGGTTACATGTGTGACACCACATGTAACCAGAAAAAATATCCTGCCAGTTTACAATGGGACTCAGTAGCAAAACAAGGATACCTGAAAACCCAGAATTCTTCCTGCTTCACCGTGAAGTGTGTGTGTTTCCTGGACCAGGTGTTCCctctgctgtttcccagccACACATCATAGCCAGCATCTGCCAGCATAAAGCCAAGGCTGTTGTAATCCAAGTTTGTGATCCAGTTGCTGGCATCTGCAAGCAAACCatgctgcagaaacacagcaggCCTTGGACCTGAAAAAGAAAGTGGTTTTGATAGATTCTTGTTCATTAGGCATTGCCTACGCAAGAATAATTCAAGTGAGCTATTGAAAGCCTGTTTTAGATTTGCACTTGAGCATTTCATCTACTTGACTTAATCTACTAAGAACAGCAATTTGTATAATGGTCATAGTGCCATGAAATCACATGCTTTTTCACAAAAAGCTACTTTTTATCATTAAGAGCTTTAAACTAGCAACTCCTTAGTTTCAAAACTTGAAGTTTAAAACAGACAAGTGTGCCATAAATAAACATGAGAAAAGCAGGAGCTACAAGAAAAATACAACTAGCCCTTACAACTGTTTCAAGATCACAGACTCAGAAAAGTGGCCCAAACACAGTGGGAGTTTTAATACTTACAAACTTTGCCCTGCCCCCACATGCGGGGAAGGCATTCCCACATATGTGCTACTGAGGTCTTTGTTTTCCAGTCAAAGCAGTGCCAAACtactgtgctgagctgtggaaATCTCTGCAACTGGTACTGGTATTATCTCTGTGCAACACCCTTCCATCACTAAAGCTCTGGCAGAACCTGAAGAGCAGTTCAATAGCCAACAAAGGAATCTGTGTTTCAGAGGACTTTCTCTCCTTAATTCAACGAGTTATAAGAACCACAGTTAAGACACAGGTAGAATTTAAGAAGACTCTCTTAACTTCCCCATCCTGAAAAGGGAATGGCACCTCTAtgtgaaatacagatttaaaaattgaaagttCCTGCTTCTACACAAAGAAAATCAATTAACATCTTATCcctcaggagaaaaaaggcCTTCAAAAACTACAAAGACCTATCTCTGGTTCATACAGTAGCACAGGTGTTTTGGCTTTTACTTCTGCtctaaaaactgaaaacaggtaACATGACAACCAGCTCAATGCCAGAGATTACTCAGTTATTTACCTCCTCCAGTGACACATCACTTTGCCATGATACAGACTCACACAGTACTTCCTCCATTGATAATTTAGACTTGGATCTTTCAGCAGAAACAGATAAACCATAACTTCCAGTCACCTATATCATCCATCACAGGTCATGTCCATAAATGTTTGCTGCAAGTTTCGTATTCCAAATTAACAATACTCCCCTTTTCTGGAAATCTTTATACTTGTGGCAAGGAACCTTTTGAGTGCCTGCTTTTCCCACTTtgttaaaaaacccacatgGCATACTGTCCAGGCAAGCAGAGCAAGtgtccagcagtgcccagctggcactggTGACAGTACAGTTCAACATAactgtttgctctgctgcactAATACTTTACTGTGTTATAAACAGGACTGTCAAGCCTCACATTGAATTTGTTTTTAGTAATGTTCCACTTCCCATTGGCACCTTCTTCCCTTTTACTAAACTCAGATCAACCAACTTctgaatttttgaaaaacaggCTCTCTCAAGCTGCTATTGCTTGTTTCGTAACATTGGAAGGGGAAAACTGTTTAACTGCCTTAATGCTTTAATTCTGTTCTCATATTAACCTCCAATATCTGCCAGTTCCTTTTTCACTTTACCAAGCAGTCACCAGATCTCCTCCACGTGAACTGCACAATCATATGACAAACTGACTTGGATAATAATAATGACTTTTTATCACCTAGGATCCTAAAAACTTcagaggggaaataaaaaaggtggGTCCTTAAACTACCCTCTCTGCACACAACATTTTGTCCTCTTCACTACAGACCCAAGAAGATGAAGACAGATTTACTTCCACACCCTTATCACCCATGTTATGCAgttgttttaggggtttttacTAGTAAAACAAAAACTCCTTGATGTTTTGCTTTTAGGTTCTCTgtacattttcccttttttttttccctgaagaatgGTGGGCTTTGTTCCAAAACATCATGTGATACATAATTCCAAGGAATTCTATTCACATTATGAAGgtattgcaaaagaaaaatacgGCATAGATATGCTAAGTCAGCAGTAACACATCATTGGTATCTTTCCTCAGAAAGATACCAAGTCTATAAAAACTTAAGATCAACATGAACTTTGAAATCTTCATTCTCCCAGAAGCTCATTCTTCCACAAATGTGGTCAGTAATCCTTGTTTTCTCAAATTGAAGCACTCTGCAAAACATGAACTTGGGGTCGAGGGTGTGGCAAGGGGTATGTGGAGAATTCCCAGAAGTCAGGAAACTTCTGTTTACTTATGTCATCAATGAAGGATTCAACAAAATCAGCAGGTACAAAGGCAGCCTTTTTCCTGTGGGCATCtctgaaattaaatacaaagaCACCTGCCAGTTTTGATGGGGCTCATCCATGCACTGATCTTTACACATTCCTTGTGAAAGACAACAGACAGTGCAAACATCCTAACTCCTAAAAACCAAGAGATAAGCTCAGGAAGGCTGTTGCTTGGCCTTTGACAGGGGAGAGGGTTTTTCCACAGGTCTCGTTCACACCCAAGGCTATAGGACAATCATAAATTTCTTTTGGGAGCTTCATGTTTTTTACCTGTAAGCCTAGGATTTTTTCAGTCCAAAGTATTCTGAGGCAATCCTTAGAACGTGTAACTTCTATGCAAATGGCTGCTGTTATATGAATGGCTGTAGGAGCTTTCGTAAGGCATAGTGGCAAGACTGAGAACAAATTCAGCCACTGCACAGACATTGTTAATTCCACACACAGTGTGTGAGGATAGCAAGTCAAAAGGTATGTGTCTCTCTTCTTCACATCTgtctcatttttaaagcattctaTCATTCAGTCCTCACAAAAGCCTTTGCCCATATTGCTTCCTCGTAATTTTGAGCTTACCACTATTACCACCATTCTCTCTGTCCCCTGCCTCCTCACCTGTACAACCCCTGCATCTCCTCCATGGTCTTAAACCACAGTAGTCCTTAATCTTCTTCTGAATTGTTACAGGAACAAAAGTTTTATAATGCAAAGATagcattttcatgttttcttttcccaaacaGACATAAATCTTACCTTCACTTCCTTCACGGCCTTTTCTTCCATAAGGTATTCTGTTAATGGATAGAATATATCCATCTTCTGTTGTCACTTCATATTCCTCACTAGGGTACCCTCTGAAGGTAATAATTTCACtctgaggagagaaaagaaaccatCTTAGAACCAGACTGCCAGGCTCCTCAGTCCACTGACATAGGCTACCCTGGGTTTCTTCTAAAGACTGGAATGTGTAATTAAAGGGTCTGGTAGTAATATGCCATCTGCCGATCAGGCAGATTTTCTTAATGAGACATCTCAGTACAGACTCAGGACTAGCCAGACTGAATCCTAGGAACCAGCCCGACTGAATCCTAGGAACCTGCAAGGATTCCCTAGACTGTCCCAGCCACATGGTGCttacagagagaaagaagatgTAGTGTTGAAAAGGAGATTATGGTAACAGGGCAAAACACCAAGAGCCAGATTTGTCAGACAAAAATTGAAACTGTCTGCTCTCAAGAAAACAAGTAACATAAAAGTGAAGACAGAAGAGAGTCACTGGCACCACTGCAGCAaatggaaggagagaaggatgaGCCACTTCTTACCTTTCTCCTCAAAACTTATGCCCACTGCAGAGCTTTTAAGTGACTTTGGTGTCAAagcaaataggaaaataataataaaaatcctCACACCTGTTAAATGCTATGGTTTCATTATTAGGTTTCATTTCTCGTCTCTTATGTCTTGGgctttatgttattttattttgatgcaGCTCCACTAGGGCAGTGAACTTGCTATGTCATTGGTTTTATGACACAAACCATGCCTTGAGAAAATCTAAGAAATGCAAGACACGATCAGAGTTCTTCTCTTAGACTGTTGGgcaaggaagaggagaagaattAAGCatgctgtttcttttaaatatgtcTTTAATTATTCACAGTGACATTAAcattccaaaattattttaaggctAAGTGTTATTTCAATGCGATTAGTCTTAgactaaattattattttcagacCTTTAAATTGTATTTACATGATCCAAGCACTTCTAGTCTTATGCACCTTAAGCATTTCTATCTTGAAGCATCTTCTCACACAtgtgaaacactggcacagtTCAGATAGGGCAGAGGAAAAAGCAACTTATCGGCTACCAACAGGAAATATTTGAGGAGTTAGCTACTGTAGCAGAAGGAGAACAAAGTTAAGAGAGTATATCCCAAATGGGGAGAAAAGCAGTCGTGGGTGAGAAACCAGGAGCAGGGTGCTCGGAACTTCACCGTGCTCCACGAACATCCGCTTTTACAGCGGTTCCGAAAGACAGTCGCAAAGAGCCGCTAGCAAAAACCCACGGGTCTGCGTCAGAAAAAATGTGAGAGAAAGAACAAATATAGGCAACAGCGGACCAAGAAGAGCTAGAAGGAGGAGTAGAGAAAGAGGACGTGTAATCCTTGGGTGCGAGCGGCTGCAGCGGCGGGCTGGCCGCTGGCAGGTGGCTGAATGGGCCGGGGCTCTCCCCGCGCTGCCCAGCTCGcccagcctcccctgcccggcCGCAGCCCCCAGACAAGGCTCGGGCTCTCCTCGCCGCGGCCGCGCCACTCACGATGTTCATGTTCGTTTCGGGGTCCACATTCCTCCTCCCTGCGGCGAACGCGCCCGAGCCGCCgatgctctgcagcaggaacgCAGCGAGCACCAGGCCCCGCATCCTCGTCCTACGAGAAGGAGCCGGCACACGGCGGCCAAGCAGAATGCGGCGCCACAAGGGCTGCGAGGGGGCCCGCTCGAGGATTTTGTGGCACCCCTCGGCGGCAGGGGCGGGAgcagcggccgggccgggccgggccgggcgtGCCCCGCGGTCGCAGCGCGCagggagcggcgggggcggcgctgccgggccgggccggg is a window encoding:
- the LIPA gene encoding lysosomal acid lipase/cholesteryl ester hydrolase; translation: MRGLVLAAFLLQSIGGSGAFAAGRRNVDPETNMNISEIITFRGYPSEEYEVTTEDGYILSINRIPYGRKGREGSEGPRPAVFLQHGLLADASNWITNLDYNSLGFMLADAGYDVWLGNSRGNTWSRKHTHFTVKQEEFWVFSFDEMAKYDIPASVDFVLKKTGQEQVFYIGHSQGTTMAFVAFSTLPQLAKKIKMFFALAPVATVKFATSPLVKLGLFPDMLLKDMFGKKQFLPQNFLLKWLATHVCTHRILDDLCGNLFFLLCGFNERNLNMSRVDVYSTHCPAGTSVQNMIHWSQAVRTGELKAYDWGSKAANMAHYNQSTPPFYKIKEMTVPTAVWTGGQDWLADPKDVAMLLTQITNLVYHKNIPEWEHLDFIWGLDAPYRMYNEIINMIRKLSVD